One region of Niallia sp. Man26 genomic DNA includes:
- a CDS encoding helix-turn-helix domain-containing protein, with protein MTFIEVIVLYCLQRIKGERTIYSVLHILNGKKSAQTIQDIHIFELMPFFQTYPNLSRAEFDRIISALKEQKWTAEGKTFQHYDINPKQEDEFARLLIEYPIPTHLNGWKYHRIAVGFWERLALSVQVASHLSKGDNRYMPIQRNIVVQAWMKQALQNYAGDRQSLNEQLYQELADCLDDEAVLPEYLVCRLTGSEHIGLTPEQAAASLGIDRSYYELYFLSLLHFMLKKILSAKEKFPFLRQMVMDDNTAYILTNSTKATYEYIQKGLSLDEISTMRRLKMSTIEDHIAELVLNIPDFSIEEYVSLDKIAKIKKIAEVTASKSLKQIKQQLPEVSYFEIRIVLAKLGGGIN; from the coding sequence ATGACCTTTATTGAGGTAATCGTGTTATATTGTTTACAAAGAATAAAGGGAGAAAGAACTATCTACTCTGTCCTTCATATCCTAAACGGCAAAAAATCAGCGCAAACGATACAGGATATCCATATTTTTGAACTTATGCCTTTTTTTCAAACATACCCGAATTTATCAAGAGCAGAGTTCGACAGGATTATTTCTGCTTTAAAAGAGCAGAAATGGACTGCTGAAGGAAAAACATTTCAGCATTATGACATCAATCCGAAACAAGAAGATGAGTTTGCGCGTTTACTTATAGAATACCCTATTCCTACCCATTTAAATGGCTGGAAATATCACCGAATTGCTGTAGGATTTTGGGAGCGGCTGGCACTTTCTGTTCAAGTTGCCTCCCATCTTTCCAAAGGCGATAATCGCTATATGCCAATTCAGCGAAATATCGTAGTACAGGCGTGGATGAAGCAAGCATTGCAGAATTATGCTGGCGACAGACAATCACTGAATGAACAGCTTTACCAAGAATTGGCTGATTGCCTCGATGATGAAGCAGTGTTACCTGAATACCTTGTGTGCAGGTTAACAGGGTCAGAGCATATTGGGCTAACTCCAGAGCAAGCGGCAGCTAGTCTTGGGATAGACAGAAGTTATTATGAGCTTTACTTTCTGTCATTGCTTCACTTTATGCTGAAGAAAATTCTCAGTGCTAAAGAAAAATTCCCATTTTTAAGACAAATGGTGATGGATGATAATACTGCATATATTTTGACTAATTCAACCAAAGCGACATATGAATATATTCAAAAAGGCTTAAGCCTTGACGAAATAAGTACAATGCGACGTTTGAAGATGAGTACAATTGAAGATCATATCGCAGAACTCGTGTTGAATATCCCTGATTTTTCGATTGAAGAATATGTTAGTCTCGACAAAATAGCTAAAATAAAAAAAATCGCAGAAGTTACTGCTTCCAAGTCGTTGAAGCAAATCAAACAACAGCTTCCTGAAGTGTCATATTTTGAAATAAGAATCGTTCTTGCGAAGTTAGGGGGAGGCATAAATTGA